The Novosphingobium pentaromativorans US6-1 genome window below encodes:
- a CDS encoding universal stress protein — protein sequence MPACKTLSPIVTTEPAKATFNIIACVGRGPHADFIVPHALAVGKALGAPVTLLQVIEAQAVRDPRPDPIEWDMRRHDARKMLGGLAMIAGEPSRRADIALAEGRTVDEICRYANGKAECVIILGRGAGEDVDPRRIGSTVHNVAGRAPGSILLVPNDATADPVPRYRRILVPVDGSAWAESVLPLAVRMARANDAELILVHVVPTPELTEIGPLEPDDIQLRTRVVERNERTANAYLARVKAYLAQNGVHVRTLSHRSDDVRASLVDLIRSEAADLVVLSARGHGGRHHADLRYGSVSAYLMAQSPVPLLIVRPRESETAGLRDESIHLRRPSVGQA from the coding sequence ATGCCGGCATGCAAAACGCTTTCGCCAATCGTGACGACTGAGCCCGCCAAGGCAACGTTCAACATCATTGCTTGCGTGGGCCGCGGCCCGCACGCCGACTTCATTGTCCCGCACGCGCTTGCGGTGGGCAAGGCGCTGGGTGCGCCGGTCACATTGCTGCAGGTTATCGAGGCTCAGGCCGTGCGCGACCCCCGGCCCGATCCAATCGAATGGGATATGCGCCGTCATGACGCTCGCAAAATGCTGGGTGGTCTCGCAATGATCGCGGGCGAGCCGTCTCGGCGCGCCGACATCGCCCTTGCGGAAGGCCGGACCGTCGATGAGATTTGCCGCTACGCCAACGGCAAGGCTGAATGCGTCATCATTCTTGGACGTGGCGCGGGGGAAGACGTTGATCCACGTCGGATAGGTAGCACGGTCCACAATGTCGCAGGGCGGGCGCCTGGCTCGATCTTGCTCGTGCCCAACGATGCCACCGCCGATCCGGTACCGCGCTACCGGCGGATCCTGGTGCCAGTGGATGGCTCCGCCTGGGCCGAAAGCGTGCTTCCGCTCGCTGTACGGATGGCAAGAGCCAACGATGCCGAACTGATCCTCGTTCATGTCGTGCCGACGCCTGAACTGACCGAAATCGGTCCGCTCGAGCCCGATGACATCCAGCTTCGCACCCGTGTCGTCGAGCGCAACGAGCGAACAGCGAATGCCTATCTTGCGCGGGTCAAAGCCTATCTTGCGCAGAATGGGGTTCATGTTCGCACGCTGTCGCATCGAAGCGACGACGTCCGTGCCTCCCTGGTCGACCTGATCCGCAGCGAGGCGGCCGATCTGGTCGTGCTGTCTGCACGGGGACATGGCGGGCGGCATCATGCCGACCTGCGCTATGGCAGCGTCTCTGCCTATCTGATGGCGCAATCGCCCGTTCCGCTTCTCATCGTGCGCCCGCGGGAGAGCGAGACCGCAGGATTGCGGGACGAAAGCATCCATCTGCGGCGTCCTTCGGTCGGGCAAGCTTGA
- the adhP gene encoding alcohol dehydrogenase AdhP: MPKTMKAAVVRQFGEPLTIDEVPVPQAGPGQIQVAIQASGVCHTDLHAAEGDWPVKPNPPFIPGHEGVGFVSQVGAGVTHVKEGDRVGVPWLYTACGHCVHCLGGWETLCETQLNTGYSVNGGFADYVVADPNYVGHLPGSISFIEIAPILCAGVTVYKGLKMTDTKPGDYVAISGIGGLGHMAVQYAKAMGLNVAAIDIDDAKLDLARRLGATITVNARNENPAEVIKRETGGGVNGALVTAVSENAFAQAVGVVARGGTVALNGLPPGDFPLNIFGMVLNGITVRGSIVGTRLDLQESIDFAAQGKVQATVETARLSEINTVFERMHKGLIEGRVVLDMKA, translated from the coding sequence ATGCCCAAGACCATGAAGGCAGCCGTTGTCCGCCAATTCGGCGAGCCGCTTACGATCGACGAGGTGCCCGTACCCCAAGCCGGTCCAGGCCAGATCCAGGTCGCCATCCAGGCCTCAGGCGTTTGCCACACCGATCTGCACGCAGCCGAAGGCGATTGGCCCGTAAAGCCCAATCCGCCTTTCATTCCCGGCCATGAAGGCGTGGGCTTCGTGTCACAGGTTGGCGCAGGCGTGACCCATGTCAAGGAGGGTGACCGGGTAGGCGTTCCTTGGCTCTACACCGCCTGCGGCCATTGTGTGCATTGCCTGGGCGGCTGGGAGACGCTGTGTGAAACCCAACTCAATACCGGCTATTCGGTCAACGGCGGCTTTGCCGACTATGTGGTCGCCGACCCAAATTATGTCGGCCATCTGCCGGGCAGCATCAGCTTCATCGAGATCGCCCCGATTCTGTGCGCCGGCGTCACGGTCTACAAGGGACTGAAGATGACCGACACCAAGCCCGGCGACTATGTCGCGATCAGCGGCATCGGTGGGCTGGGCCACATGGCTGTGCAATATGCCAAGGCCATGGGTTTGAATGTGGCGGCGATCGACATCGATGACGCCAAGCTCGATCTTGCCAGGCGGCTCGGCGCAACCATCACCGTCAATGCACGAAACGAAAACCCGGCCGAGGTCATCAAACGCGAAACCGGCGGGGGCGTGAACGGCGCACTCGTGACGGCGGTCAGCGAGAATGCCTTCGCGCAGGCCGTTGGCGTCGTCGCCCGCGGCGGCACGGTCGCGCTCAACGGCCTGCCGCCCGGAGATTTCCCGCTCAACATCTTCGGCATGGTGCTGAACGGCATCACCGTGCGCGGCTCCATCGTGGGGACACGGCTCGACCTACAGGAATCCATCGATTTTGCGGCGCAGGGCAAGGTTCAAGCGACGGTGGAGACGGCACGGCTGTCGGAGATCAACACTGTGTTCGAACGCATGCACAAGGGTCTGATCGAGGGCCGCGTCGTCCTCGATATGAAGGCCTGA
- a CDS encoding BON domain-containing protein produces the protein MCVALRLRRDGLRAVKGDFALRLPRRFIHQSAAQPNVETFRAFKDLRRSIMSKDRHLQESVLAELTWEPSVTAAHIGVAADNGVVTLSGHVTSVAEKHAAEGAARRVKGVKAVVEEIEVRLPAHAKRPDEEIAAAAVHRLAWDVSLPRDAIKAQVEKGWITLTGEVDWHYQKDNASQALLRLNGVSGISNKVAIKRKVDVNNISDEIMHALHRSWFFDPKTVTVSADDGKVVLAGTVTSPHDRQVAAATAWAAPGVTDVRNEITVA, from the coding sequence ATGTGCGTGGCGCTAAGACTGCGTCGCGACGGGCTCCGGGCAGTAAAAGGCGACTTTGCCCTGCGCTTGCCGCGTCGATTTATCCATCAATCGGCCGCTCAACCTAATGTCGAAACGTTCCGAGCGTTCAAAGACTTACGGAGAAGCATCATGTCCAAGGATCGTCATCTTCAGGAAAGCGTTCTCGCCGAGTTGACCTGGGAGCCCAGCGTCACCGCAGCCCATATCGGAGTCGCGGCTGATAATGGCGTGGTCACGCTGAGCGGCCACGTTACCAGTGTCGCCGAAAAGCATGCAGCGGAAGGTGCTGCCCGCAGGGTGAAGGGCGTCAAGGCCGTGGTCGAGGAAATCGAGGTTCGGCTGCCCGCCCATGCGAAGCGCCCGGACGAGGAAATCGCGGCAGCAGCGGTTCATCGACTCGCGTGGGATGTCTCTCTTCCGCGCGATGCCATCAAGGCGCAGGTCGAAAAGGGATGGATTACGCTGACCGGCGAGGTCGACTGGCACTACCAGAAAGACAATGCCTCGCAGGCACTCCTGCGCCTGAATGGCGTGAGCGGCATTTCCAATAAGGTCGCGATCAAGCGCAAGGTCGACGTGAACAATATCAGCGACGAGATCATGCATGCGCTGCATCGGTCGTGGTTTTTCGATCCGAAGACCGTCACGGTCAGCGCGGATGATGGCAAGGTCGTTCTGGCAGGGACGGTTACGTCGCCCCATGACAGGCAGGTGGCTGCTGCAACCGCCTGGGCCGCACCCGGCGTGACCGATGTCCGCAACGAAATCACGGTCGCCTAA
- a CDS encoding AAA family ATPase codes for MGVLPTVFSAPRAGSDHMAAKRSGAPCQDAQKDIIAFLESGEAFDSREIPRRIDTHCASIFLEADRAWKIKRAVTFGYLDFSTPQRRRDALETELRLNRRTAPQLYRAVHPISQSPDGHLEIGGLGDSIDWILEMQRFPDDALLNEKAVHGHLDERMLMALADQITAFHAAAEVFAADTGSARFRSVVQGNVDSMASCPDILDPEQSSLLGKQLLDLTAEMASLLDARGARGRVRHAHGDLHLANIALIEDRPTLFDCLEFSTELATIDVLYDLAFLLMDLWHRNLRTEANLVFNRYLDVSGEDEGGIALMPLFLSVRAAIRAHVLAAQAMRAGAERSTVDNARSYLDLALALLRPARPRLVAIGGLSGTGKSSLARVLGGGIGRAPGARILRNDVLRKRLAGLPPEERLPRGSYSDRAAELVYDCADKLGLAALSCGQSVVVDAVFAQRSHRIGIEAVAERADVPFSGLWLEAASDTRLRRVEGRGADASDADAAVAKAQGDLTIGDLGQWQCISATGPLREMAATARRILGSRTHEV; via the coding sequence GTGGGAGTCTTGCCCACCGTGTTCTCCGCGCCCCGGGCCGGATCTGACCACATGGCGGCAAAGCGATCAGGAGCGCCCTGCCAAGACGCCCAGAAAGATATTATCGCCTTCCTCGAGAGCGGCGAGGCTTTCGACAGCCGCGAAATCCCCCGGCGCATCGACACCCACTGCGCCAGCATATTTCTCGAAGCGGATCGGGCGTGGAAGATCAAACGTGCTGTGACGTTCGGCTATCTCGACTTCTCTACGCCCCAGCGACGGCGCGACGCCCTTGAAACCGAACTGCGCCTCAACCGGCGGACAGCGCCGCAACTCTATCGTGCCGTGCATCCCATCAGCCAAAGCCCTGATGGCCACCTCGAAATCGGAGGCCTCGGAGATTCGATCGACTGGATTCTCGAGATGCAGCGCTTTCCCGACGATGCGTTGCTCAACGAGAAGGCCGTCCATGGGCATCTCGATGAGCGAATGCTGATGGCGCTCGCCGATCAGATTACCGCCTTCCATGCTGCAGCCGAAGTCTTTGCAGCCGACACTGGCTCGGCCCGCTTTCGCAGCGTGGTCCAAGGCAATGTCGACAGTATGGCGAGTTGCCCTGATATCCTCGATCCCGAGCAATCCAGCCTCCTCGGCAAGCAACTGCTCGATCTGACAGCGGAGATGGCGTCGTTACTCGATGCTCGCGGTGCACGGGGCCGCGTGCGCCACGCCCATGGCGATCTTCACCTCGCCAACATCGCTCTCATCGAGGACAGGCCCACGCTGTTCGACTGCCTCGAATTCAGCACCGAGCTCGCCACGATCGATGTCCTCTACGACCTCGCCTTCCTGTTGATGGACCTTTGGCACCGTAACCTGCGCACCGAAGCCAATCTCGTCTTCAATCGCTATCTGGATGTGTCAGGCGAAGATGAAGGTGGCATTGCGCTGATGCCGCTCTTCCTATCAGTGCGTGCCGCGATACGGGCCCATGTGCTTGCTGCGCAGGCGATGCGTGCCGGCGCTGAGCGATCGACGGTCGACAATGCCCGCAGCTATCTCGATCTGGCGCTCGCTCTCCTTCGGCCCGCGCGACCGCGACTGGTTGCTATCGGCGGATTGTCTGGAACGGGCAAATCCAGCTTGGCACGTGTGCTGGGCGGAGGCATCGGGCGCGCACCGGGAGCACGGATCCTTCGCAATGACGTTCTGCGTAAGCGTCTTGCCGGGCTTCCGCCCGAGGAGAGGCTGCCTCGGGGCAGCTATTCTGATCGGGCAGCCGAATTGGTCTATGACTGCGCTGACAAGCTGGGCCTAGCTGCCTTGTCCTGCGGGCAGTCCGTCGTTGTGGATGCAGTGTTCGCGCAGCGCTCCCATCGAATTGGAATCGAGGCGGTCGCCGAACGAGCCGATGTGCCCTTCAGCGGGCTGTGGCTTGAAGCGGCGTCAGATACCCGACTGCGTCGAGTCGAAGGGCGCGGTGCCGACGCATCGGATGCCGATGCCGCCGTTGCAAAGGCACAGGGCGATCTGACGATTGGCGATCTGGGGCAGTGGCAATGCATTTCGGCAACAGGTCCGCTCAGGGAGATGGCGGCCACCGCCCGCCGCATCCTGGGATCGCGCACCCACGAAGTATGA
- a CDS encoding universal stress protein: protein MSYATMMVHLELGKSNADLLTITGDLAERFQASVIGIAACQPIQYVYGDGFISGAVLDQNRAEIQQEAAAAETEFRAVLGDRVTDLDWRFAITSASIADYIGEEVRSADLLISKPDRGGSLLDRTRNVDMGDLIIRAGRPVLVVPAGATRLTPDRVMIAWKDSREARRATLDALPLLEMASHVTLVEIASEDDTAQAGKRLDDVADWFKRHGIAAVPLVVRATGDDASAIEAVAQEQSADVIVAGAYGHSRLREWVMGGVTADLLLAANRCALLSH, encoded by the coding sequence ATGAGCTATGCTACGATGATGGTCCACCTCGAGCTCGGCAAATCGAATGCCGATCTGCTGACGATCACCGGCGACCTCGCCGAGCGGTTTCAGGCGAGCGTAATCGGCATCGCCGCATGCCAGCCGATCCAATATGTCTATGGCGACGGCTTCATATCCGGCGCGGTGCTGGACCAAAATCGCGCGGAGATTCAGCAGGAGGCCGCCGCAGCTGAAACGGAATTCCGGGCGGTGCTCGGCGACAGAGTGACCGATCTCGACTGGCGGTTTGCGATTACCAGCGCATCGATCGCCGACTACATCGGCGAAGAGGTCCGCAGCGCGGATCTCCTGATCTCAAAACCGGACCGGGGCGGCTCTCTGCTCGATCGGACGCGAAACGTCGATATGGGTGACTTGATCATCCGCGCCGGTCGGCCGGTTCTTGTTGTGCCCGCCGGCGCGACCAGGCTCACACCTGACCGGGTGATGATTGCGTGGAAGGATAGCCGGGAGGCGAGGCGGGCAACGCTCGACGCCCTGCCCCTGCTGGAAATGGCATCGCACGTCACGCTCGTCGAGATCGCCTCGGAAGACGATACGGCGCAGGCGGGCAAGCGACTCGACGATGTCGCGGACTGGTTCAAGCGCCACGGTATCGCGGCTGTACCGCTTGTGGTGCGCGCCACAGGTGACGATGCGTCCGCGATCGAAGCCGTTGCGCAGGAGCAGTCCGCCGACGTGATCGTGGCGGGCGCCTACGGCCATAGCCGTCTGCGCGAATGGGTGATGGGTGGAGTCACCGCCGATCTTCTTCTGGCCGCCAACCGGTGCGCCCTCCTCTCCCATTAA
- the mgtA gene encoding magnesium-translocating P-type ATPase, giving the protein MSEEPAFWHASLTDTCDRLGATAAGLSTAEATERFERDGPNQIAEGQRRHLVADLLRRLANPLVAILLVAAGIAGATGDLASFAIIVLVVLLSTALDMLQEHRAEATAEALKRSIALRATVLRDGQATDLPVRDIVAGDVVTLSAGDLVPADGLVLSANGAQLNEAMLTGEPYPAEKHADPAASASEMADAHNALFHGTSVIGGTATMLVVATGQRTRFGAIAGSLASAQPPTAFERGIHRLGILILRMTLFLVLFVLLTHLALGRPPLQTFLFAMALAVGLTPELLPMIMTVSLARGAQRMARAKVVVKRLSAIHDLGQMDILCTDKTGTLTEAKIALVGYPGIDGEDDDRVAELAAVNARFETGLKSPLDEALLHHMTGPPMDAWRKIDERPFDFERRRVSVLAENSNGRIEIVKGAPEALLALCAHAQDRSGAIVPLDDGMRTSLVQIEGHRAAQGLRLLAVAWKPADSAERIGSDCDDDLIFAGYCVFVDPPKPSATATVARLEAAGIRIKVVSGDAAPVVQHLVSVLALPVEGVLTGEEIAKLNDPALAARVDDVDLFARVTPDQKTRIVRALQARGHTVGFIGDGINDAPAIHAADVGVSVEGATDVAREAADMILLAADLGVLAKGVAEGRRTYANIMKYIRMGTSSNFGNMLTMAVASLWLPFLPLTAVQVLLNNLIYDMSQIGIPFDNADAGDLARPHGWDMPGLVRFTAIMGPLSSLFDIATFFLLTQVFHAGVAEFRAAWFIESMATQILVVFIIRTARPAWIGRPHIVMTVAALAGLAAASSLVLLPWSGILGFALPSGAVFASIGLLVLGYLFSSELLKRFALRDRRVLPQVIGIERQT; this is encoded by the coding sequence ATGAGTGAAGAGCCCGCATTCTGGCATGCTTCGCTTACCGACACGTGCGATCGTCTCGGCGCAACGGCCGCTGGATTGTCGACAGCCGAGGCGACCGAGCGCTTCGAACGCGACGGACCGAACCAGATTGCCGAGGGTCAACGCCGCCATCTCGTGGCGGATCTTCTCCGCCGCCTCGCCAACCCGCTCGTAGCGATCCTGCTCGTTGCCGCCGGGATCGCCGGCGCCACGGGCGATCTTGCAAGCTTTGCGATCATTGTCCTCGTCGTGCTGCTGTCGACCGCCCTGGACATGCTGCAGGAGCACCGCGCGGAAGCAACCGCCGAAGCATTGAAGCGGTCCATTGCGCTTCGGGCCACGGTACTGCGCGATGGCCAGGCCACCGATCTGCCGGTGCGCGACATCGTCGCTGGCGACGTCGTGACGTTGTCGGCAGGCGATCTCGTTCCCGCAGACGGCTTGGTGCTGAGCGCCAACGGCGCACAACTGAACGAGGCCATGCTCACCGGCGAACCTTATCCGGCCGAGAAGCACGCCGATCCGGCCGCTTCTGCGTCCGAAATGGCCGATGCCCACAATGCACTGTTTCATGGCACATCGGTCATCGGCGGAACCGCGACAATGCTTGTTGTCGCGACCGGACAACGCACGCGCTTTGGTGCGATCGCGGGCTCGCTCGCGAGTGCCCAACCTCCAACAGCCTTCGAGCGTGGCATCCATAGGCTCGGCATCCTCATTTTGCGGATGACCTTGTTCCTGGTTCTTTTCGTCCTGTTGACCCATCTGGCTTTAGGCCGCCCTCCCCTTCAGACTTTCCTGTTCGCCATGGCGCTCGCGGTTGGCCTCACCCCTGAGCTCCTGCCTATGATCATGACCGTCTCGCTCGCGCGCGGTGCCCAGCGGATGGCAAGGGCGAAGGTGGTCGTGAAGCGACTATCGGCGATCCATGACCTCGGTCAAATGGACATTTTGTGCACTGACAAGACCGGCACACTCACCGAAGCGAAGATTGCCCTCGTTGGATACCCCGGGATCGACGGGGAGGATGATGACCGGGTTGCGGAACTCGCTGCGGTCAACGCTCGGTTCGAAACCGGCTTGAAGAGTCCTCTCGACGAGGCCCTGCTTCACCATATGACCGGCCCGCCGATGGATGCCTGGCGGAAGATCGACGAAAGGCCGTTCGACTTCGAGCGGCGGCGGGTTTCGGTTCTGGCGGAAAACTCCAACGGGCGGATCGAAATCGTCAAGGGAGCGCCCGAGGCGCTTCTCGCCCTGTGCGCCCATGCTCAGGATCGTTCGGGTGCAATAGTGCCTCTGGACGACGGCATGCGGACAAGTCTCGTCCAGATCGAGGGTCATCGCGCGGCGCAAGGGTTGCGGCTGCTGGCAGTGGCTTGGAAACCGGCCGACAGTGCCGAGCGCATTGGCTCGGACTGTGATGACGATCTGATTTTTGCTGGCTACTGCGTGTTTGTTGATCCGCCCAAGCCGAGCGCAACAGCGACTGTCGCAAGACTCGAGGCTGCCGGCATTCGTATCAAGGTGGTTTCGGGCGACGCCGCGCCTGTCGTGCAACATCTGGTGTCCGTCCTTGCTCTCCCCGTGGAAGGCGTGCTGACGGGCGAAGAAATCGCCAAGCTCAACGATCCGGCCCTCGCGGCGCGGGTCGATGATGTCGACCTATTCGCCCGAGTCACGCCGGATCAAAAGACGCGAATTGTCCGCGCGCTGCAAGCAAGAGGCCATACAGTCGGGTTCATCGGTGACGGGATCAACGACGCGCCCGCGATTCACGCCGCAGATGTCGGCGTATCGGTCGAAGGTGCGACGGATGTCGCACGCGAGGCCGCTGACATGATCCTGCTCGCCGCGGATCTTGGCGTACTCGCGAAGGGCGTCGCGGAGGGACGGCGCACTTATGCGAACATCATGAAATATATCAGGATGGGGACCAGCTCGAATTTCGGGAATATGCTGACCATGGCGGTGGCCTCGCTCTGGCTGCCTTTCCTCCCGCTAACCGCCGTCCAGGTGTTGCTCAACAACCTCATCTACGACATGTCGCAGATCGGCATTCCGTTCGACAACGCTGACGCTGGCGACCTCGCCCGTCCGCACGGCTGGGATATGCCCGGCCTCGTCCGGTTTACAGCGATCATGGGTCCCCTCTCATCCCTATTCGACATCGCAACCTTCTTCCTGTTGACCCAGGTCTTCCATGCAGGCGTTGCCGAGTTCCGCGCCGCTTGGTTCATCGAATCGATGGCAACGCAAATCCTCGTGGTCTTCATCATCCGCACCGCGCGGCCGGCATGGATCGGCCGGCCGCATATCGTTATGACGGTGGCGGCTTTGGCCGGGCTTGCCGCCGCAAGTTCACTCGTGCTGCTGCCGTGGTCAGGTATCCTTGGCTTTGCCTTACCCAGCGGCGCCGTGTTCGCCAGCATAGGACTGCTCGTTCTCGGCTACCTTTTCTCTTCCGAACTGCTCAAGCGCTTCGCGTTGAGGGACCGTCGCGTTCTGCCTCAAGTCATTGGTATCGAGCGTCAGACGTGA